One genomic segment of Novisyntrophococcus fermenticellae includes these proteins:
- the rplW gene encoding 50S ribosomal protein L23: MANIQYYDVILKPVVTEKSMNAMGEKKYTFLVHPEANKSQIKEAVEKMFEGTKVKSVNTMNMDGKKKRRGMVVGRTAKSKKAIVALTEDSKDIEIFEGL, translated from the coding sequence ATGGCAAATATTCAGTATTATGATGTGATTTTAAAACCGGTTGTGACAGAGAAAAGTATGAACGCAATGGGCGAGAAGAAATACACGTTCTTAGTTCACCCAGAGGCCAATAAATCACAGATAAAAGAAGCTGTTGAGAAGATGTTCGAAGGAACAAAAGTAAAGAGTGTTAATACCATGAACATGGACGGAAAGAAAAAACGCCGTGGTATGGTGGTTGGAAGAACAGCCAAGAGTAAAAAAGCAATTGTTGCTCTGACAGAAGACAGTAAAGATATTGAGATCTTTGAAGGACTTTAA
- the rplB gene encoding 50S ribosomal protein L2 has protein sequence MGIKSFNPYTPSRRHMTTSDFAEITKSTPEKSLVVSLNKTAGRNNQGKITVRHRGGGSRRKYRIIDFKRRKDDVPALVKSIEYDPNRTANIALICYADGEKAYILAPEGLKVGHKIMNGPNAEVRVGNCLPLSQIPVGTMVHNIELHLGRGGQMVRSAGNGAQLMAKEGKYATLRLPSGEMRMVPIECRATVGVVGNGDHSLINIGKAGRKRNMGIRPTVRGSVMNPNDHPHGGGEGKTGIGRPGPSTPWGKPALGLKTRKKNKQSNKLIIRRKDGKALAK, from the coding sequence ATGGGAATTAAAAGCTTTAACCCATATACACCTTCCAGAAGACATATGACCACTTCTGATTTCGCTGAAATCACTAAGTCCACGCCGGAGAAATCTCTGGTGGTGTCTCTGAACAAAACCGCTGGACGTAATAACCAGGGTAAAATCACAGTAAGACATCGTGGAGGCGGAAGCAGAAGAAAATATAGAATCATCGATTTTAAAAGAAGAAAAGACGATGTTCCTGCATTGGTAAAATCCATTGAATATGATCCGAACAGAACAGCAAATATTGCTTTGATCTGCTATGCAGATGGTGAAAAAGCATACATCCTTGCTCCTGAAGGATTAAAAGTGGGACATAAGATTATGAATGGTCCGAACGCGGAAGTTCGTGTTGGAAACTGCCTTCCGTTATCCCAGATTCCGGTTGGTACTATGGTACACAATATTGAATTGCATCTTGGCAGGGGCGGACAGATGGTTCGTTCCGCAGGTAACGGAGCTCAGTTGATGGCAAAAGAAGGTAAATACGCAACCTTGAGACTTCCTTCAGGCGAGATGAGAATGGTTCCGATTGAGTGTCGTGCAACTGTTGGCGTTGTTGGAAATGGTGACCACAGCCTGATTAACATCGGTAAGGCCGGACGGAAGCGGAACATGGGTATCCGCCCGACTGTACGTGGATCAGTTATGAATCCGAATGACCATCCGCATGGTGGTGGTGAAGGTAAGACAGGAATCGGACGTCCGGGTCCAAGTACACCTTGGGGTAAACCTGCTCTTGGCCTTAAGACAAGAAAGAAGAACAAGCAGTCTAACAAGCTCATCATAAGAAGAAAAGATGGTAAGGCATTAGCTAAATAA